In one Corallococcus sp. EGB genomic region, the following are encoded:
- a CDS encoding NAD(P)-dependent alcohol dehydrogenase: MPTVNAYAATSATSPLGPLAIQRRELGPNDVLIEIKFCGICHSDIHTVRGEWGESAYPLVPGHEIAGIVTGVGAKVTKHAVGDRVGVGCMVDSCGDCSSCRKGEEQHCLKGMIGTYGATGKDGQLTQGGYSTHIVVTEDFVLKIPEGIPLDAAAPLLCAGITTYSPLRRWGAGPGKKVAIVGLGGLGHMAVKLARAMGAEVTVLSQSLSKKEDGLRLGAHHYYATKDAETFQKLAGTFDLIVNTVSAKIDLDAYLSLLALDGALVTVGAPPEPLSLNAFSLFMPRRTFTGSLIGGIPQTQEMLDFCAKHHIGADIEVIPASKINDAYERVLASDVRYRFVIDTSTLK; encoded by the coding sequence ATGCCTACCGTCAACGCCTACGCCGCCACATCCGCGACGTCTCCGCTCGGTCCCCTGGCCATCCAGCGCCGTGAGCTGGGCCCGAACGACGTGCTCATCGAGATCAAGTTCTGCGGCATCTGCCACTCCGACATCCACACCGTCCGCGGCGAGTGGGGCGAGTCCGCCTACCCGCTCGTCCCCGGCCATGAGATCGCCGGCATCGTCACGGGGGTCGGCGCCAAGGTCACGAAGCACGCCGTCGGCGACCGCGTGGGCGTGGGCTGCATGGTGGATTCGTGCGGCGACTGCTCGTCCTGCCGCAAGGGTGAGGAGCAGCACTGCCTCAAGGGCATGATCGGGACCTACGGCGCAACCGGGAAGGACGGCCAGCTCACCCAGGGCGGCTACTCCACGCACATCGTGGTGACCGAGGACTTCGTCCTGAAGATTCCGGAGGGCATCCCGCTCGACGCCGCCGCGCCGCTCCTGTGCGCCGGCATCACCACGTACTCGCCGCTGCGCCGCTGGGGCGCGGGCCCCGGCAAGAAGGTGGCCATCGTGGGTCTGGGCGGCCTGGGGCACATGGCCGTGAAGCTGGCTCGCGCGATGGGCGCGGAGGTGACGGTCCTGTCGCAGTCGCTGAGCAAGAAGGAGGACGGCCTGCGGCTGGGGGCGCACCACTACTACGCCACCAAGGACGCGGAGACGTTCCAGAAGCTCGCCGGCACGTTCGACCTCATCGTGAACACCGTGAGCGCGAAGATCGACCTGGACGCGTACCTCTCGCTGCTGGCGCTGGATGGCGCGCTCGTCACCGTGGGTGCTCCGCCGGAGCCGCTCTCCCTCAACGCGTTCTCGCTCTTCATGCCCCGCCGCACCTTCACGGGGTCGCTCATCGGCGGCATCCCGCAGACGCAGGAGATGTTGGACTTCTGCGCGAAGCACCACATCGGCGCGGACATCGAGGTCATCCCCGCCAGCAAGATCAACGACGCCTACGAGCGCGTGCTCGCCTCCGACGTCCGGTACCGGTTCGTCATCGACACGTCGACGTTGAAGTAA
- a CDS encoding OmpA family protein gives MEEERGRAWVPWLVTTLVTVLAGLVLYLSHRSTTRADAEAASASARASEAEAAKQQLEAKLAALEADRAKLTTEKDQLSTEKEQLSQTVQEQEAELARLKATYEDLQDKLKKEIAEGAIRLSQDGGRLQVDLVDKVLFDSGDASISARGQEVLTRLGGVLAKVDDKLIQVSGHTDDSPPTQKLQATFPTNWELSVARAVNVVRFLQEKAGVPAKRMLAAGYGDTRPLAANASPQGRARNRRIELLLIPELAARRNPTLAKAAPAKVVPAKATPVKGSPTKASAVKPAVGKKSVR, from the coding sequence ATGGAAGAGGAACGTGGAAGGGCCTGGGTGCCCTGGCTGGTGACGACGCTGGTGACGGTGCTCGCGGGGCTGGTGCTTTATTTGTCGCATCGCAGCACCACGCGCGCGGACGCGGAGGCGGCCTCGGCGTCTGCCCGGGCCAGTGAGGCGGAGGCCGCGAAGCAACAGCTGGAGGCGAAGCTCGCCGCGCTGGAGGCGGACCGCGCGAAGCTGACGACGGAGAAGGATCAGCTCAGCACCGAGAAGGAGCAGCTCAGCCAGACGGTGCAGGAGCAGGAGGCGGAGCTGGCGCGGCTCAAGGCCACCTACGAGGACCTCCAGGACAAGCTGAAGAAGGAGATCGCCGAGGGCGCCATCCGCCTGTCCCAGGACGGCGGCCGGCTCCAGGTGGACCTGGTCGACAAGGTCCTCTTCGATTCGGGCGACGCGAGCATCAGCGCTCGCGGCCAGGAGGTCCTCACGCGGCTGGGCGGCGTGCTGGCCAAGGTGGATGACAAGCTCATCCAGGTGTCGGGCCACACGGACGACTCGCCGCCCACGCAGAAGCTCCAGGCCACCTTCCCCACCAACTGGGAGCTGTCCGTCGCTCGCGCCGTCAACGTGGTGCGCTTCCTCCAGGAGAAGGCCGGCGTGCCCGCGAAGCGCATGCTCGCGGCGGGCTACGGCGACACACGGCCGCTGGCGGCCAATGCCTCGCCACAGGGCCGCGCGCGCAACCGCCGCATCGAGCTGCTGTTGATCCCCGAGCTGGCCGCCAGGCGGAACCCCACCCTCGCGAAGGCGGCCCCCGCCAAGGTGGTGCCCGCGAAGGCGACGCCCGTGAAGGGCTCCCCCACGAAGGCGTCCGCCGTGAAGCCCGCCGTCGGGAAGAAGTCGGTCCGGTAG
- a CDS encoding alcohol dehydrogenase has product MARKMKAAQVQKAGGPLEVVEREVPEPGPGQVRLAVEACGVCHSDAITKEGWMPIQYPRVPGHEVVGRIDRVGPGVTAWKEGQHVGVGWHGGHCGQCVACRSGDFITCEKQQICGISYDGGYAEYLVAPQEALARVPEGMSSEDAAPLLCAGVTTYNSLRNMGARPGDLVAVQGIGGLGHLAIQYARKFGYRTAAISRGADKRALAMELGAHEYIDTEKGSPAEALQKLGGARVIMMTASSSSLAGELLGGLGRNGTLLLLGAGSEPIPVSSLSMISKRTRIQGWPSGVPQDSQETMAFSALAGVRSRNEVFPLDRAAEAYARMMSNKARFRVVLKMR; this is encoded by the coding sequence ATGGCCAGGAAGATGAAAGCAGCGCAGGTGCAGAAGGCGGGCGGGCCGCTCGAGGTGGTCGAGCGTGAGGTCCCCGAGCCCGGCCCCGGGCAGGTCCGGCTCGCGGTCGAGGCCTGTGGCGTCTGCCACAGTGATGCCATCACCAAGGAAGGCTGGATGCCCATCCAGTACCCGCGGGTACCGGGCCACGAGGTGGTGGGCCGCATCGACCGCGTGGGCCCCGGCGTGACGGCCTGGAAGGAAGGACAACACGTCGGCGTGGGCTGGCACGGAGGACACTGCGGCCAGTGTGTCGCGTGCCGCAGCGGGGACTTCATCACCTGTGAGAAGCAGCAGATCTGCGGCATCAGCTACGACGGCGGCTACGCGGAGTACCTCGTCGCGCCCCAGGAGGCGCTGGCCCGGGTCCCGGAGGGGATGAGCTCCGAGGATGCCGCGCCCCTGCTCTGCGCGGGCGTCACCACGTACAACTCCCTGCGCAACATGGGGGCGCGGCCGGGCGACCTGGTCGCGGTGCAAGGCATTGGTGGCCTGGGCCACCTGGCCATCCAATATGCCCGCAAGTTCGGCTACCGCACCGCCGCCATCTCGCGCGGCGCGGACAAGCGGGCCCTCGCGATGGAGCTGGGCGCGCACGAGTACATCGATACAGAGAAGGGCTCTCCAGCCGAGGCACTCCAGAAGCTCGGGGGCGCGCGCGTCATCATGATGACCGCGTCGAGCAGCAGCCTCGCGGGCGAGCTGCTCGGAGGCCTGGGACGCAATGGAACCCTGCTGCTTCTGGGCGCGGGCTCGGAACCCATCCCCGTCAGCAGTCTGTCCATGATCTCGAAGCGCACGCGCATCCAGGGCTGGCCCAGCGGGGTTCCGCAGGACTCGCAGGAGACCATGGCCTTCAGTGCGCTCGCGGGGGTGCGTTCGCGCAACGAGGTGTTCCCGCTGGACCGCGCCGCGGAGGCCTATGCGCGGATGATGAGCAACAAGGCCCGCTTCCGCGTGGTGCTCAAGATGCGCTGA